Proteins from a genomic interval of Candidatus Binatota bacterium:
- a CDS encoding 30S ribosomal protein S5 → MARRETQSREGGAEATEFKERVVYINRVAKVVKGGRRFGFSALVVVGDGDGQVGFGLGKAKEVPEAIRKGVERARKNLVTVPILDGTIPYGVTGHSGAGKVLLKPASAGTGVIAGGGIRAVVELAGVQNILTKCLGSHNAMNMVRATMDALTSLVRPEDIAALRGKVLSGIR, encoded by the coding sequence GTGGCCAGACGAGAGACTCAGAGCAGGGAAGGCGGCGCGGAAGCGACCGAGTTCAAGGAACGCGTTGTTTACATCAACCGGGTTGCCAAGGTCGTCAAGGGCGGCAGGCGCTTCGGCTTTTCAGCACTGGTGGTCGTTGGCGACGGTGACGGGCAGGTCGGTTTCGGCCTGGGCAAGGCCAAGGAAGTCCCCGAGGCTATACGCAAGGGTGTTGAAAGGGCCAGGAAAAACCTGGTGACCGTGCCAATACTGGATGGCACCATACCCTACGGGGTAACCGGACACAGCGGCGCTGGAAAGGTATTACTGAAACCGGCCTCTGCGGGAACCGGAGTCATAGCCGGTGGTGGTATACGTGCGGTCGTAGAGCTGGCGGGAGTGCAGAACATTCTCACCAAGTGTCTCGGTTCCCACAACGCCATGAACATGGTGCGGGCTACGATGGACGCGCTCACTTCGTTGGTGAGGCCGGAAGATATAGCGGCCCTGCGGGGAAAGGTCCTGTCAGGCATACGCTGA
- a CDS encoding 50S ribosomal protein L18: MGNSAERRVARQRRRFRVRRRVVGTDQRPRLCVFRSNKHLYLQIISDESGRTLASASTMASDGDGKKLGAGVATAGELGRVIAGRCKELSIDAVVFDRNGYRFHGCVRAVAEGAREAGLQL, encoded by the coding sequence TTGGGAAATTCAGCAGAAAGAAGAGTGGCCAGGCAAAGACGCCGGTTTAGGGTCAGGCGCAGGGTCGTCGGCACGGATCAGCGTCCTCGCTTGTGCGTGTTCAGGTCTAACAAGCACCTTTACTTGCAGATCATATCGGACGAGAGCGGGCGTACCCTGGCTTCGGCTTCGACGATGGCGTCGGACGGCGATGGGAAGAAGCTTGGCGCGGGGGTCGCGACTGCCGGAGAACTCGGCCGCGTGATTGCGGGTCGATGTAAAGAGCTGTCGATAGACGCAGTGGTTTTTGACCGTAACGGTTATCGATTTCACGGATGTGTACGCGCCGTTGCAGAGGGCGCGCGGGAAGCGGGACTTCAGTTGTGA
- a CDS encoding 50S ribosomal protein L15, with amino-acid sequence MQLDSMKPAPGSRKKRRRIGRGPGSGHGKTAGRGHKGQGSRAGGNVAPGFEGGQMPLSRRLPKRGFKNPFRVAYQVIGLVDLAEFDAGTVVDVEALRTRGLAKRGLPVKVLANGELKHGLTVKLDAFSKPAQAAIESAGGSVELVTGAAKKTRSTSSSDTEAVSPSESGE; translated from the coding sequence ATGCAGCTCGATTCAATGAAGCCGGCGCCAGGTTCACGAAAAAAACGTCGGAGGATAGGCCGCGGTCCCGGTTCGGGACACGGCAAGACCGCCGGACGTGGGCACAAGGGGCAGGGCTCGAGGGCTGGTGGCAACGTGGCGCCTGGATTTGAAGGCGGCCAGATGCCGCTCTCGCGACGCCTGCCCAAGCGGGGGTTTAAAAACCCATTCAGGGTCGCTTACCAGGTCATCGGGCTTGTCGACCTGGCCGAGTTTGACGCGGGCACGGTAGTGGATGTCGAGGCGCTCAGGACACGGGGACTCGCCAAGCGGGGCCTTCCGGTCAAGGTGCTGGCCAACGGCGAGCTGAAGCACGGTCTCACCGTCAAGCTCGACGCGTTTTCCAAGCCAGCCCAGGCAGCAATAGAAAGTGCCGGTGGCAGCGTGGAGCTTGTCACGGGTGCCGCTAAAAAGACCCGTAGCACTTCCAGTTCTGATACTGAGGCTGTTTCGCCTTCGGAGTCGGGAGAATAG
- the map gene encoding type I methionyl aminopeptidase, whose product MIELKSEVEIGKMRAAGAVVAEILRELEAMVEPGITTAELDSKAERMISLAGCRSAFKNYQVGDVVYPAVLCASVNDEVVHGIPSDRPIEEGDLVSLDFGVEKEGYYGDSAVTVVAGDTDEESRRLVEVTRRSMEAGIEQMRPGQRLGDVGAAVQEVAEGGGFSVVRSFVGHGIGRALHEDPQLPNFGKRGRGQALRVGMVLAIEPMINAGGYGVRVKEDGWTAVTTDGRRSAHFEHTVAITDEGPQVLTARAGEASP is encoded by the coding sequence ATGATTGAGCTGAAGTCAGAGGTCGAGATCGGCAAGATGCGAGCTGCGGGTGCAGTGGTGGCCGAGATTCTCCGCGAGCTGGAGGCGATGGTTGAGCCGGGTATCACCACGGCTGAGCTCGACAGCAAGGCGGAGCGCATGATATCGCTCGCCGGTTGTCGCTCGGCGTTCAAGAACTACCAGGTGGGCGACGTCGTTTATCCCGCAGTGTTGTGTGCCTCGGTGAACGACGAGGTCGTGCACGGCATTCCCAGCGACCGTCCCATAGAAGAGGGAGACCTCGTCTCGTTGGATTTCGGTGTCGAGAAAGAAGGTTATTACGGTGATTCGGCCGTGACCGTGGTCGCGGGCGACACCGACGAGGAATCCCGCCGACTGGTCGAAGTTACAAGGCGCAGCATGGAGGCGGGTATCGAGCAGATGCGGCCCGGGCAGCGGCTCGGAGACGTAGGTGCTGCCGTGCAGGAAGTGGCCGAAGGCGGGGGCTTCTCGGTCGTTCGGTCTTTTGTCGGTCACGGCATAGGCAGGGCCTTGCACGAAGATCCGCAGCTGCCAAATTTTGGAAAGCGCGGGCGTGGGCAGGCCCTGAGAGTGGGCATGGTGCTGGCCATTGAGCCGATGATAAACGCCGGCGGTTACGGGGTGCGTGTGAAGGAAGATGGCTGGACTGCCGTTACAACTGACGGCAGGCGGTCGGCCCATTTTGAGCACACGGTGGCCATAACGGATGAGGGGCCGCAGGTTTTAACTGCCAGGGCTGGAGAGGCATCGCCATGA
- the rpsH gene encoding 30S ribosomal protein S8 encodes MSMSDPIADFLTRVRNAVRAGHAEVEIPWSSFKERLATLLVDEGYINQAVAEGEGVTRKILITLRYNEEGVPAITGVRRVSRPSLRVYSGADEAPRVRNGLGISVLSTPSGMLVDREARKQNVGGEVICEVW; translated from the coding sequence ATGTCGATGAGTGATCCTATAGCCGATTTCCTAACCAGGGTGCGCAACGCCGTCAGGGCGGGCCACGCCGAGGTTGAGATCCCCTGGTCCAGCTTCAAGGAGCGACTGGCTACCCTGCTGGTGGACGAGGGCTACATTAACCAGGCCGTAGCCGAGGGCGAGGGTGTTACGCGCAAGATTCTTATTACCCTTCGTTACAACGAAGAGGGTGTACCCGCGATTACCGGTGTACGCCGCGTGAGCAGGCCGAGCCTGAGGGTTTACTCGGGGGCCGACGAGGCTCCGCGGGTGAGAAATGGTCTTGGTATAAGCGTGCTGTCCACGCCTTCGGGCATGTTAGTGGACCGCGAAGCCCGCAAGCAAAACGTCGGCGGCGAAGTAATCTGCGAGGTCTGGTAG
- the rpmD gene encoding 50S ribosomal protein L30 has protein sequence MSSSEKMIRVRMTGSFIGCTKRQRATLRGLGLSRRGRCAALRETPEVRGMINKVLHLVKVEE, from the coding sequence ATGTCTTCTTCTGAAAAAATGATTCGGGTGCGTATGACCGGCAGCTTTATAGGCTGCACCAAGCGGCAGCGCGCCACGCTCAGGGGTCTTGGCTTGTCGAGGCGCGGCCGCTGTGCGGCGCTGAGGGAAACACCGGAGGTTCGCGGAATGATAAACAAGGTTCTGCACCTCGTGAAGGTAGAGGAGTAG
- a CDS encoding 50S ribosomal protein L6 → MSRTGRNPIVIPDGVKVSVDGQVVNVQGPKGSLSEKLPGGISITIGDAGVVVERSDDSREQRMGHGLARRLVENMVVGVTAGFSKVLLITGVGYRADVKGNLVHLTLGFSHPIIYQLPEGVDAAVADQTTITISGSSRQNVGQVAAEIRSLRPPEPYKGKGVRYSDEQVRRKAGKAAAA, encoded by the coding sequence TTGTCTCGTACTGGTAGAAATCCGATCGTTATCCCGGACGGCGTAAAAGTCAGCGTGGACGGCCAGGTTGTCAACGTTCAGGGCCCCAAGGGTTCGCTGTCGGAGAAGTTACCGGGGGGCATTTCGATCACCATAGGCGACGCGGGAGTAGTTGTTGAGCGCAGCGATGACAGTCGAGAGCAGCGCATGGGACACGGGCTCGCGCGCCGGCTGGTCGAAAACATGGTTGTTGGCGTTACTGCTGGATTTTCAAAGGTTTTGTTGATCACCGGCGTCGGCTATAGGGCCGACGTCAAGGGTAACCTTGTACACCTCACTCTTGGCTTTTCGCACCCGATCATTTACCAGCTGCCTGAGGGTGTAGATGCCGCGGTGGCTGACCAGACAACGATCACGATCAGTGGATCGAGCCGGCAGAACGTCGGCCAGGTCGCAGCTGAAATCAGGTCGCTCAGGCCGCCGGAGCCGTACAAGGGCAAGGGCGTACGTTACAGCGACGAGCAGGTAAGACGGAAGGCCGGCAAGGCGGCCGCTGCCTAG
- the secY gene encoding preprotein translocase subunit SecY, which yields MFEGIQNLPRIPELRRRLGFTLAMLAIYRLGVAVPTPGIDGEALGEFFKAAQATVFGMVNLFSGGALERFSIFALGIMPYISASIILQLMTLVVPHLERLSKEGEQGRRKITQYTRYGTVGLALVQGLFISMGLEQIQTPGGGSVVYDAGWSFRLMTMLTLCSGTVFIMWLGEQISERGIGNGISLIIFAGIVAAIPSAIGATFEFTRQGELGVLVLVFLAAMMIGVIGIIIFVERAQRRIPVQYAKRVVGRKMYGGQSTHLPLKVNTAGVIPPIFASSLLIFPGTIAQFVQHPAFQRAADYLQPGGMFYNIVYVAAIIFFCYFYTAVTFKPDDVAENMQKAGGFIPGIRPGKRTAEYIDRILTRITLGGAIYVSIVCVLPTILISRFNVPFFFGGTALLIVVGVAIDTVAQMQAHLIQRNYDGFMSRGGRARGRTG from the coding sequence GTGTTTGAGGGAATACAGAACCTTCCTCGCATACCCGAGTTGAGGCGTCGGCTCGGGTTTACGCTCGCCATGCTGGCGATCTATCGTCTCGGTGTCGCGGTGCCCACTCCGGGTATCGACGGCGAGGCGCTGGGCGAGTTCTTCAAGGCCGCCCAGGCGACCGTGTTTGGCATGGTCAACCTGTTCTCCGGCGGCGCGCTGGAGAGATTCTCAATTTTTGCCCTCGGCATAATGCCCTACATTTCGGCTTCGATTATCCTGCAGCTGATGACCCTCGTGGTGCCTCACCTGGAACGTCTTTCGAAGGAAGGCGAGCAGGGCCGGCGCAAGATTACCCAGTACACCCGCTATGGCACGGTCGGGTTGGCGCTCGTTCAGGGGCTGTTTATCTCCATGGGCCTTGAGCAGATACAGACGCCCGGCGGAGGCTCAGTGGTGTATGACGCAGGCTGGAGTTTCCGCTTGATGACCATGCTGACGCTCTGTTCGGGCACGGTTTTCATCATGTGGCTCGGCGAGCAGATCAGCGAGCGGGGCATAGGCAACGGCATCAGCCTGATAATCTTTGCGGGCATCGTCGCGGCGATTCCCTCGGCCATAGGAGCTACCTTCGAGTTTACCCGGCAGGGTGAGCTTGGCGTTCTCGTGCTGGTCTTTCTCGCGGCCATGATGATCGGCGTTATCGGCATTATCATCTTCGTTGAGCGGGCCCAGAGGCGCATCCCGGTGCAGTACGCCAAGCGCGTGGTGGGCCGCAAGATGTATGGCGGCCAGAGTACCCACCTGCCGTTGAAGGTAAACACGGCTGGCGTAATCCCCCCGATTTTTGCGTCCTCGTTGCTCATCTTTCCGGGGACCATTGCCCAGTTTGTCCAGCACCCGGCGTTCCAGAGAGCGGCCGACTACCTGCAGCCGGGCGGCATGTTTTACAACATTGTTTACGTCGCCGCGATTATATTCTTCTGCTATTTCTACACGGCCGTCACCTTCAAGCCCGACGACGTCGCCGAGAACATGCAGAAGGCCGGTGGTTTTATACCCGGGATCAGGCCGGGTAAGCGCACGGCCGAGTACATTGACCGCATTCTCACGCGCATCACCCTCGGCGGGGCGATCTACGTTTCAATTGTGTGCGTGCTTCCGACCATACTGATCAGTCGTTTTAACGTGCCGTTTTTCTTCGGTGGTACTGCGCTGCTGATCGTAGTTGGTGTTGCTATCGACACGGTGGCCCAGATGCAGGCCCATCTCATTCAGCGTAACTACGATGGATTCATGTCGCGCGGTGGCAGGGCGCGCGGGAGGACAGGGTGA
- a CDS encoding type Z 30S ribosomal protein S14 has product MAKKSLIAKAKRKPKFSVRGYTRCQQCGRPRSVYRRFRLCRICLRSLALEGLVPGMIKASW; this is encoded by the coding sequence GTGGCGAAGAAGTCATTGATCGCCAAGGCGAAAAGGAAGCCCAAGTTCAGCGTGCGCGGTTACACCCGTTGCCAGCAGTGCGGGCGTCCGCGCAGCGTATACCGGCGGTTTCGGCTGTGCAGGATCTGCCTGCGCTCGTTGGCCCTCGAGGGCTTGGTGCCGGGCATGATAAAGGCCAGCTGGTAA
- a CDS encoding adenylate kinase, protein MRMALLGPPGCGKGTQGAVLRERFGSAHVSTGELLRAAVKDGSELGLAAAAMMAEGKLVPDDLVLGLVEEQLNGHGRDNYLLDGFPRTLAQASAFDTASDSGSYELDQVVALDVPESELVRRLCGRRSCVDCGRLYHLEFRPPSREAVCDACEGTLEQRADDVEESVRARLGIYRDQTAPLLGFYGEKGILNKIDGTGNPSEVTARILEALGG, encoded by the coding sequence GTGAGAATGGCTCTTCTTGGCCCTCCCGGCTGCGGCAAGGGAACCCAGGGCGCTGTATTGCGCGAACGTTTTGGTTCGGCACACGTATCTACGGGTGAACTCCTGCGCGCGGCCGTCAAGGACGGATCCGAGCTCGGCCTCGCGGCTGCTGCCATGATGGCCGAAGGCAAACTCGTGCCCGACGACCTGGTGCTGGGCCTGGTAGAAGAACAGCTCAACGGACACGGTCGCGACAACTACCTGCTGGACGGGTTTCCGCGCACCCTGGCCCAGGCCAGCGCTTTTGATACAGCTTCGGACAGTGGCAGCTACGAGCTCGATCAGGTCGTGGCGCTGGACGTGCCCGAATCAGAACTGGTCCGACGCCTGTGCGGGCGAAGGTCCTGCGTTGACTGCGGGCGCTTGTACCACCTCGAGTTCCGCCCTCCCTCGCGAGAGGCGGTGTGCGACGCTTGCGAGGGGACCCTCGAGCAGAGGGCTGACGATGTTGAAGAGTCGGTCAGGGCCCGGCTTGGCATTTACAGGGACCAGACCGCGCCCTTGCTGGGCTTTTACGGGGAGAAAGGGATTCTCAATAAGATTGACGGTACCGGTAATCCGAGTGAGGTCACCGCACGGATCCTCGAGGCGTTGGGCGGCTGA